Proteins encoded together in one Planctomyces sp. SH-PL14 window:
- a CDS encoding serine/threonine-protein kinase, translating to MTTQVPAPPERIGPYRIERLLGAGGMGQVFLGVHETTGREAAVKMLPPQMALEPGLVIRFSREIDAMRMVRGENVVEIYESGEWEGTYFYAMEYVAGETLAEKLYREKRIPWRTVIDYAVQICRALKSAHNSGIIHRDLKPSNLLIDEAGLIKLTDFGVAQVFAASKVTMTGGVIGTAEYMSAEQAQGKRVTKQSDIYSLGAVMYVMLTGRPPFTGKSALDIVQKHKFGRFDSPRRIVPDIPHWLDSLVCQCLAKEPKDRFPDAYVLSLRLQEIPKKVDLAHSGTIDVDGARGTEETAPAVGDFDHGPVGGTLMRDLIRGEIARQHEQSPLEKVFDNTWVLVLMLLMLIGSVSWWWSRRAPSPEKLFARGEELMAQPAGPAWDEARRDVFEPLMLEDPDTWEPKIEPYLRKLALYDFRKSFLGRRGAKGEKVPRTELERFLAQAMHHRQMGQTAKARRLLISLADVLRSQPDSEATVSMVDAMVEELDAQPEGQGFEVMSQTLARIAELRKAGKTVEADRLEASLRELYRDDDEARRRLPDSTAQKPPRSLPAATKGDSGEPDPQPAQAESESSAPDAPSGAPGAAPEKE from the coding sequence ATGACAACGCAGGTTCCGGCCCCGCCGGAGCGGATCGGCCCTTACCGCATCGAACGACTGCTGGGGGCCGGCGGGATGGGGCAGGTCTTCCTGGGCGTCCATGAAACCACCGGACGGGAGGCGGCCGTCAAAATGCTGCCGCCCCAGATGGCTCTCGAGCCAGGGCTCGTCATCCGCTTCAGCCGCGAGATCGACGCCATGCGGATGGTCCGCGGTGAGAACGTCGTCGAGATCTACGAGAGCGGCGAGTGGGAAGGAACCTACTTCTACGCCATGGAGTACGTCGCGGGCGAAACGCTCGCGGAAAAACTCTACCGCGAAAAGCGGATCCCCTGGCGAACGGTCATCGACTACGCGGTCCAGATCTGCCGGGCCCTCAAGTCGGCCCACAACTCAGGGATCATCCACCGCGACCTGAAGCCCTCGAACCTGCTCATCGACGAGGCCGGTCTCATCAAGCTGACCGACTTCGGCGTGGCTCAGGTCTTCGCCGCCTCCAAGGTCACGATGACCGGCGGCGTGATCGGCACCGCGGAGTACATGTCTGCCGAGCAGGCCCAGGGGAAGCGGGTCACCAAGCAGAGCGACATCTACTCGCTCGGCGCGGTCATGTACGTGATGCTGACCGGCCGGCCGCCGTTCACCGGGAAGAGCGCCCTCGACATCGTCCAGAAGCACAAGTTCGGCCGCTTCGACAGTCCGCGGCGGATCGTCCCGGACATCCCCCACTGGCTCGATTCGCTCGTCTGCCAGTGCCTCGCGAAGGAGCCGAAAGACCGTTTTCCCGACGCCTACGTCCTGTCGCTGCGGCTGCAGGAGATCCCGAAGAAGGTCGACCTGGCCCACTCGGGAACGATCGATGTCGACGGCGCGCGGGGGACCGAAGAAACCGCCCCGGCGGTCGGCGACTTCGATCACGGCCCCGTCGGCGGAACCCTGATGCGGGACCTGATCCGCGGCGAGATCGCGCGGCAGCACGAACAGAGTCCCCTGGAAAAGGTCTTCGACAACACCTGGGTTCTGGTGCTGATGCTCCTGATGCTCATCGGCTCGGTGTCGTGGTGGTGGTCGCGACGCGCTCCGTCGCCGGAAAAGCTGTTTGCCCGCGGCGAGGAGCTCATGGCGCAGCCCGCCGGTCCCGCGTGGGACGAAGCCCGCCGCGATGTCTTCGAGCCCCTGATGCTGGAGGACCCGGACACCTGGGAGCCGAAGATCGAGCCGTACCTGCGGAAACTGGCTCTCTACGACTTCCGGAAATCGTTCCTCGGCCGGCGGGGGGCGAAGGGGGAGAAAGTCCCGCGGACGGAGCTGGAGCGGTTCCTCGCGCAGGCGATGCACCACCGCCAGATGGGGCAGACCGCCAAGGCCCGCCGGCTCCTGATTTCGTTGGCCGACGTCCTGCGGAGCCAACCCGACTCGGAAGCGACCGTCAGCATGGTCGACGCGATGGTCGAGGAGCTCGACGCCCAGCCGGAAGGGCAGGGCTTCGAGGTCATGAGCCAGACCCTGGCCCGGATCGCCGAACTGCGAAAAGCAGGGAAGACGGTCGAAGCGGACCGCCTGGAGGCGAGCCTCCGCGAACTGTACCGGGACGACGACGAAGCCCGCCGGCGACTCCCCGATTCGACGGCCCAGAAGCCGCCCCGCTCCTTGCCCGCTGCCACGAAGGGGGACTCGGGGGAGCCCGATCCCCAGCCGGCCCAGGCGGAATCGGAGTCCTCGGCTCCCGATGCCCCATCCGGCGCGCCAGGTGCGGCCCCGGAAAAAGAATAA
- a CDS encoding cell division protein FtsQ/DivIB, with protein MPGKRPSSTPRVTTAPSKPSPSILVGLLRPRILLTLSILLFIGVFAPYAPRLIPNLKGRPEYRVDSRSIAVPGGHEWIPADVVQESFEGRDPLLSLLEPETAETVARELQKHPWVDRVNRVSVNRNGTISADLSYRKPVAFIEASSGLYPVDADGVLLPPKDFSPQDAEAFPHIRNVSSAPPRQAGLVWEDAVVKGGAKIADRLTPGGDRERIWKRFGLVGIAGPRGGKPVSGAAVDQISFELLTSAGSRIQWGKAPGADDLEPTFDQKIGRLQHYLATYGSFDKPQGPYDIDIRGFEAISLYPLDSKLYR; from the coding sequence ATGCCCGGAAAGCGGCCTTCTTCGACTCCCCGCGTCACGACGGCCCCGTCCAAGCCGTCCCCTTCAATTCTGGTCGGGCTGCTGCGTCCCCGGATCCTGCTGACGCTCTCGATCCTGCTGTTCATCGGGGTCTTTGCCCCCTACGCCCCACGGCTGATTCCGAACCTGAAGGGGCGGCCCGAATACCGTGTCGATTCGCGTTCGATCGCGGTCCCCGGCGGGCATGAGTGGATTCCCGCCGATGTCGTCCAGGAGTCGTTCGAGGGGCGGGATCCGCTGCTCTCGCTCCTGGAGCCGGAGACGGCGGAGACGGTCGCCCGTGAGCTGCAGAAGCATCCCTGGGTCGACCGGGTCAACCGGGTCTCGGTGAACCGGAACGGCACGATCAGCGCGGATCTCTCGTACCGCAAGCCGGTGGCGTTCATTGAAGCGTCGTCGGGACTGTATCCCGTCGATGCCGATGGAGTCCTGCTGCCTCCGAAGGACTTTTCGCCGCAGGACGCGGAGGCGTTTCCGCACATCCGCAATGTGAGCTCCGCGCCTCCCAGGCAGGCGGGGCTGGTGTGGGAGGATGCGGTCGTCAAAGGGGGAGCGAAGATTGCGGACCGGCTGACGCCGGGAGGGGACCGGGAGCGGATCTGGAAGCGGTTCGGGCTGGTGGGGATTGCCGGTCCGCGGGGAGGGAAGCCGGTGTCGGGGGCCGCGGTGGATCAGATCAGCTTTGAGCTGTTGACCTCGGCCGGGTCGCGGATTCAGTGGGGGAAGGCCCCCGGTGCGGATGATCTGGAGCCGACGTTCGATCAGAAGATCGGGCGGCTGCAGCATTATCTGGCGACGTATGGATCGTTCGACAAGCCGCAGGGTCCGTACGACATCGACATTCGGGGTTTTGAGGCAATCTCGCTCTACCCCCTCGACAGCAAGCTCTACCGTTAA
- a CDS encoding D-alanine--D-alanine ligase translates to MRELVAGVRRIVVLLGGGSSEREISLRSGRAVTCALASLGYAVRPLDPLEESVERFRWQLGDFAFIALHGRFGEDGQVQKILERRGIPYTGSGPAASRLAFSKSAAKAEFRNHEISTPRGLVVQASRSREELRSLAESVGFPLVVKPDQEGSSLGVSFVAAADGLIAACERAFSFGPVVLIEQAIVGTEWTVGLLDDRPLPPLKVTVPGQIFDFDDKYGRETTGYDFDGGVTSGERDRIAALAARAAGSLGVIGLSRVDIRVDRSSQPFVLEVNTVPGLTDHSLVPKAAERAGWTLGTLCEETMRLALQGNPVPQIVSSPYDRWPDVADRRAG, encoded by the coding sequence ATGCGGGAACTGGTCGCTGGGGTCCGCCGGATCGTCGTGCTGCTCGGCGGAGGCTCGTCCGAGCGGGAGATCAGCCTGAGGAGCGGACGGGCCGTGACGTGTGCCCTCGCATCGCTCGGGTATGCCGTTCGTCCGCTGGACCCGCTGGAAGAGTCGGTCGAAAGGTTCCGCTGGCAGCTTGGCGATTTCGCCTTCATCGCCCTGCACGGTCGATTCGGCGAAGACGGGCAGGTCCAGAAGATCCTCGAACGTCGGGGGATTCCCTATACTGGAAGCGGCCCGGCGGCATCGCGGCTCGCCTTCAGCAAGTCGGCCGCCAAGGCAGAGTTTCGAAACCACGAGATCTCGACTCCCCGCGGCCTCGTCGTCCAGGCGTCGCGCTCGCGTGAGGAACTCCGGTCGCTCGCCGAGTCCGTGGGCTTTCCGCTGGTGGTGAAGCCGGACCAGGAGGGATCGAGCCTGGGGGTTTCGTTCGTGGCCGCGGCGGACGGGTTGATCGCCGCCTGCGAGCGGGCGTTCTCGTTCGGCCCCGTGGTGCTGATCGAACAGGCCATCGTCGGGACCGAGTGGACCGTCGGCCTGCTCGACGACCGCCCGTTGCCGCCGCTGAAGGTCACCGTTCCGGGCCAGATCTTCGATTTCGACGACAAGTACGGCCGGGAGACGACCGGGTACGACTTCGACGGCGGCGTCACGTCCGGCGAACGGGACCGGATCGCCGCTCTCGCGGCCCGCGCCGCCGGTTCGCTCGGCGTCATCGGGCTGTCGCGGGTCGACATCCGGGTGGACCGGTCCAGTCAACCGTTCGTGCTCGAGGTCAATACAGTCCCCGGGCTCACCGATCACAGCCTCGTCCCCAAGGCGGCGGAGCGGGCGGGGTGGACGCTCGGGACCCTGTGCGAAGAGACGATGCGCCTCGCCCTGCAGGGAAATCCGGTCCCGCAGATTGTGTCTTCTCCCTACGACCGGTGGCCGGATGTAGCGGATCGGCGGGCGGGCTAG
- the murB gene encoding UDP-N-acetylmuramate dehydrogenase, with amino-acid sequence MPSLDDFNEITRRDEPLAPHTWMKVGGPAQLFFEPRSVDELKGVASACHAAGLPIRVLGGGSNILVRDEGVPGAVIRLSAPAFAEVTIEGERLKAGAGALLSHVVTRAAEAGLAGLESLVGIPGTVGGAVRGNSGGRTGEIGEHVTRVTVLTAQGDIVVREEDELSFAYRSSSLNELAILSVEFDLKPENADEIAQRMKKTWVLKKAAQPLSFQSAGCIFKNPRGQSAGALIEQAGLKGTRVGKCEVSDRHANFIVTDVGVRSADVLTLIDLIRTTVAEKYGVDLELEIQVW; translated from the coding sequence ATGCCCTCTCTCGACGACTTCAACGAAATCACGCGGCGTGACGAGCCGCTGGCCCCGCACACCTGGATGAAGGTGGGGGGACCGGCCCAGCTCTTCTTCGAGCCGCGGAGCGTCGACGAGCTGAAGGGGGTCGCGTCCGCCTGTCACGCCGCCGGACTGCCGATCCGCGTCCTCGGCGGGGGATCGAACATCCTCGTCCGTGACGAAGGGGTGCCGGGGGCGGTGATCCGCCTTTCCGCCCCGGCCTTTGCCGAAGTCACCATCGAAGGGGAGCGGCTCAAGGCGGGGGCCGGAGCCCTCCTGTCGCATGTCGTTACCCGGGCCGCGGAAGCGGGCCTGGCGGGACTGGAGTCGCTGGTCGGGATCCCCGGGACCGTCGGCGGAGCGGTCCGCGGCAACTCCGGCGGCCGGACCGGCGAGATCGGCGAACACGTCACCCGCGTGACGGTGCTGACCGCCCAGGGAGACATCGTCGTCCGCGAGGAGGACGAGCTTTCCTTCGCCTACCGGTCCAGCAGCCTCAACGAACTCGCGATTCTGTCGGTGGAGTTCGATCTCAAGCCGGAGAATGCGGACGAGATCGCCCAGCGGATGAAGAAGACCTGGGTCCTGAAGAAGGCGGCGCAGCCCCTCTCGTTCCAGTCGGCCGGGTGCATCTTCAAGAATCCCCGCGGCCAGAGCGCGGGAGCCCTGATCGAGCAGGCGGGTCTCAAGGGGACTCGCGTCGGGAAGTGCGAAGTGAGCGATCGCCACGCGAACTTCATCGTGACCGACGTCGGGGTCCGCTCGGCGGACGTCCTGACGCTGATCGACCTGATCCGGACGACGGTCGCGGAGAAGTACGGCGTCGATCTCGAGCTGGAAATCCAGGTGTGGTGA
- the murC gene encoding UDP-N-acetylmuramate--L-alanine ligase, translating into MREQEIMDEHSGDSIGAPALSPAFRTRAGSAPLSVPVPFDRVHLVGVAGAGMKALAEWLADSGCCVSGSDTALTPDLRSHFSGHGISATARQGVENLSEPVSAVIHSAAVPDEHPELQEARRRGIRTLSYPEALGTLMRGRVGISVAGTHGKSSTTAMIASILEAAGRDPSVFCGAEAIGAARNGRGGSGPLVVESCEYRRHFLHLSPQVGVILNIEPDHFDCYATVDEMVEAYRQFAVRIPREGTLVLNRRSPEAPELARSCNGRIAWYSPEPATSGWSASMRSQGGGEVAFDLFHDGSRMGAVRWPHLGGHQIGNAAAAAAVCDVLDVPTDAILAGLESFTGLRRRLEVVGQFRGVTVIDDYAHHPTEIRATLRAVREAYGDRRIRCAFQPHQLSRTRALFDEFASAFADANDVLICPVFGAREVYGSEHVTVSRSLADEITREGVPARFVPSLDHVSAALETDARPGDVFLVAGAGNIERVCHALSRRLQRNHAA; encoded by the coding sequence ATGCGTGAACAGGAAATCATGGACGAACATTCCGGCGACAGCATCGGCGCCCCGGCGCTCTCCCCTGCTTTCAGGACTCGGGCGGGTTCCGCCCCTCTTTCCGTCCCGGTCCCGTTCGACCGGGTGCATCTCGTTGGCGTGGCCGGCGCCGGGATGAAGGCCCTCGCGGAGTGGCTGGCGGATTCCGGCTGCTGCGTCTCAGGATCCGACACCGCCCTGACTCCCGACCTGCGGAGCCACTTCTCCGGTCACGGGATCTCGGCCACGGCGCGGCAAGGGGTCGAGAACCTCTCCGAACCCGTCTCCGCAGTGATCCACAGCGCAGCTGTTCCGGACGAGCATCCGGAACTCCAGGAAGCCCGTCGCCGGGGTATCCGCACACTCTCTTATCCCGAGGCCCTCGGAACGCTGATGCGCGGCCGTGTCGGGATCTCGGTCGCCGGGACGCACGGCAAGAGCTCGACCACCGCGATGATCGCCTCGATCCTGGAGGCCGCTGGTCGCGATCCCTCGGTCTTCTGCGGGGCGGAAGCGATCGGCGCCGCCCGTAACGGCCGGGGCGGGAGCGGGCCGCTCGTCGTCGAGAGCTGCGAATACCGGCGGCACTTCCTCCACCTCTCGCCGCAGGTCGGCGTGATCCTGAACATCGAGCCCGATCATTTCGACTGCTATGCGACGGTCGACGAGATGGTCGAGGCCTACCGCCAGTTTGCGGTCCGGATCCCCCGCGAGGGGACCCTGGTCCTCAACCGCCGGTCTCCCGAGGCCCCGGAGCTTGCGCGAAGCTGCAACGGCCGCATCGCTTGGTACTCGCCGGAGCCCGCCACCTCCGGATGGTCGGCGTCGATGCGGAGCCAGGGCGGCGGCGAGGTCGCTTTCGACCTGTTTCACGATGGATCACGGATGGGGGCGGTCCGCTGGCCGCACCTCGGAGGTCACCAGATCGGCAACGCGGCGGCCGCCGCGGCGGTGTGCGATGTTCTCGACGTTCCGACCGACGCCATCCTGGCCGGGCTGGAGTCGTTCACGGGACTGCGGCGGCGGCTGGAAGTCGTCGGCCAGTTCCGCGGCGTGACCGTTATCGACGATTATGCCCACCACCCGACGGAAATCCGCGCCACGCTGCGAGCCGTGCGGGAGGCCTATGGCGACCGGCGAATCCGATGCGCGTTCCAGCCGCATCAGCTGTCCCGCACGCGAGCCCTGTTTGACGAGTTCGCCTCTGCCTTCGCCGACGCGAATGACGTCCTGATCTGCCCGGTCTTCGGGGCTCGGGAAGTCTACGGATCGGAGCATGTCACGGTGTCGCGATCGCTGGCGGACGAAATCACCCGGGAGGGGGTTCCGGCCCGATTCGTACCAAGCCTTGACCATGTCTCGGCGGCATTAGAGACTGACGCCCGCCCGGGGGACGTGTTTCTTGTCGCCGGGGCCGGAAACATTGAACGCGTGTGTCATGCCCTCTCTCGACGACTTCAACGAAATCACGCGGCGTGA
- a CDS encoding dihydrodipicolinate synthase family protein, protein MAQRLQGIFTPNLVPYDSQGDINEPEFRRYIDWLISRGVHGLYPNGSTGEFTRFTPEERRRILAIVADQVRGRVPILAGAAEANVKETLKACEYAYSLGIRAVAIVSPFYYKLSPASVCAYFREIGRNTPIDVTLYNIPMFASPIDVPTVQRLSEECDKIVGIKDSSGELPHMIRMIKAVRPNRPEFSFLTGWDAALMPMLLVGCDGGTNASSGVVPELTRRLYDLTMARKIDEARELQYDLVTLFDTMIYQAEFPDGFRAAVNLRGFQMGQGRQPLSEKQQTDLTTLSRTLQCLLSSQGFTDQPIGGCPVDGASKPVGQDVTVIVQTVVAELKRRGLMS, encoded by the coding sequence ATGGCCCAGCGACTCCAAGGCATTTTCACCCCCAACCTGGTCCCGTACGACAGCCAGGGGGACATCAACGAGCCGGAGTTCCGTCGGTACATCGACTGGCTGATCTCGCGTGGGGTTCATGGCCTCTATCCGAACGGGTCGACCGGAGAATTCACGCGGTTCACCCCGGAAGAGCGGCGGCGGATCCTGGCGATCGTCGCCGACCAGGTCCGCGGGCGGGTTCCGATCCTCGCCGGGGCTGCGGAGGCGAACGTCAAGGAGACGCTGAAGGCGTGCGAGTACGCCTATTCGCTCGGCATCCGCGCCGTCGCGATCGTTTCCCCCTTCTATTACAAGCTCAGCCCGGCGTCGGTGTGCGCGTACTTCCGGGAGATCGGCCGGAACACGCCGATCGACGTGACGCTCTACAACATCCCGATGTTCGCCAGCCCGATCGACGTCCCCACGGTGCAGCGGCTGAGCGAGGAGTGCGACAAGATCGTCGGGATCAAGGACTCCTCCGGCGAGCTGCCGCACATGATCCGGATGATCAAGGCGGTCCGGCCGAACCGTCCCGAGTTCTCGTTCCTGACCGGCTGGGACGCGGCCCTGATGCCGATGCTGCTCGTCGGCTGCGACGGTGGAACGAACGCTTCGAGCGGTGTCGTTCCCGAGCTGACGCGGCGGCTGTATGACCTCACCATGGCCCGGAAGATCGACGAGGCCCGCGAGCTGCAGTACGACCTCGTGACGCTGTTCGACACGATGATCTACCAGGCGGAGTTCCCGGACGGCTTCCGCGCGGCAGTGAACCTCCGCGGGTTCCAGATGGGCCAGGGGCGGCAGCCGCTGTCCGAGAAGCAGCAGACCGACCTCACGACGCTCAGCCGGACGCTGCAGTGCCTGCTGTCGTCGCAGGGCTTCACCGATCAGCCGATCGGCGGCTGCCCGGTCGATGGGGCCTCGAAGCCGGTCGGACAGGACGTGACGGTGATCGTCCAGACCGTCGTGGCGGAGCTGAAGCGCCGCGGACTGATGTCCTGA
- the fabD gene encoding ACP S-malonyltransferase gives MERVAFMFPGQGAQHIGMGKKIAESCPAAAELFDRANAILGYDLKQLCFEGPSAELDSTAVSQPAIFVTSLACLEKLKADQPGLAERCEMSAGLSLGEYTALVFAGAMSFEDGLRVVQARGRAMQDAADATPSGMASILMLSLEQVQQIRDEAARTGTLEIANYLCPGNLVVSGVNASIEKAIDLAEAANARVVPLAVAGAFHTDIMKPADERLRQALAPANLSSPRIPVVSNVDAKSHTDPQEIKEVLVRQVVSPVRWEDCVKSMLDAGITEFYEIGPGRVLTGLMKRISRKTPCTVINDSQ, from the coding sequence ATGGAACGAGTCGCGTTCATGTTCCCCGGCCAGGGAGCCCAGCACATCGGCATGGGGAAGAAGATCGCGGAGTCCTGCCCCGCGGCGGCGGAACTCTTCGACCGGGCCAATGCGATCCTCGGTTACGACCTCAAGCAGCTCTGCTTCGAGGGGCCGTCGGCCGAGCTCGACTCGACCGCGGTCAGCCAGCCGGCGATCTTCGTGACGAGCCTCGCCTGCCTCGAGAAGCTGAAGGCGGATCAGCCCGGTCTCGCGGAGCGGTGCGAGATGAGCGCCGGCCTGAGCCTCGGCGAATACACGGCCCTCGTCTTCGCCGGCGCGATGTCGTTCGAAGACGGCCTCCGCGTCGTCCAGGCCCGCGGACGGGCGATGCAGGATGCAGCGGACGCCACTCCCTCGGGAATGGCCAGCATCCTCATGCTCAGCCTGGAGCAGGTGCAGCAGATTCGTGACGAAGCGGCCAGGACCGGAACGCTCGAGATCGCCAACTATCTCTGCCCCGGAAACCTCGTGGTCTCCGGTGTGAACGCCTCCATCGAAAAGGCGATCGATCTCGCCGAGGCGGCCAACGCCCGCGTCGTTCCGCTCGCCGTCGCCGGGGCCTTCCACACGGACATCATGAAGCCGGCGGACGAGCGGCTCCGTCAGGCTCTCGCTCCGGCGAACCTCTCCTCCCCGCGGATTCCGGTCGTCTCGAACGTCGACGCGAAGTCCCACACCGACCCGCAGGAGATCAAGGAGGTTCTCGTCCGGCAGGTGGTCAGCCCCGTCCGATGGGAGGACTGCGTGAAGTCGATGCTCGACGCCGGCATCACCGAGTTCTACGAGATCGGTCCCGGCCGCGTGCTGACGGGGCTCATGAAGCGGATCAGCCGCAAGACCCCCTGCACGGTCATCAACGACTCGCAGTAA
- a CDS encoding fatty acid desaturase family protein, translating into MSTIETHDYTELDLQSRRLILLVPFLAATVVWSWWTTNPYIPWLLAVPIAYFFLCATSLLHEFIHRINHVRCRWWARFIGMLIVTPATAYRETHVRHHAYLNRPVDWELWPYSDPNCSRGFRRLFAWFDILAGLATSPLVYGRIYWSRQSPLSPEVRRQITFEYLASLVFWGAVIAGVAYYGQWWNFTLAVMLPWWMAGVMQTMRKFTEHLGMSSFDPLEGTRTVHGGNVITRVCSYLNSDIFVHGPHHRSPMVTADELDTFATELRTQQERKLPFYRTYFAATWAMLPHLLLNPGCGENATPGPTDPSQSAPVTA; encoded by the coding sequence ATGTCGACGATTGAAACGCACGACTACACCGAACTCGATCTTCAGAGTCGGCGACTGATCCTGCTGGTTCCCTTCCTCGCCGCAACGGTCGTCTGGAGTTGGTGGACCACAAACCCGTACATCCCGTGGCTGCTGGCGGTCCCGATCGCCTACTTCTTTCTGTGCGCCACAAGCCTGCTGCATGAATTCATTCATCGCATCAACCACGTCCGCTGCCGGTGGTGGGCCCGCTTCATCGGAATGCTGATCGTCACCCCGGCAACCGCCTACCGTGAGACTCACGTCCGCCATCACGCTTACCTGAATCGTCCGGTCGACTGGGAGCTGTGGCCCTATTCCGATCCGAACTGCTCGCGGGGCTTTCGCCGGCTCTTTGCCTGGTTCGACATCCTGGCCGGGCTTGCGACCTCCCCGCTGGTCTACGGACGGATCTACTGGTCGCGGCAATCCCCGCTCTCGCCCGAGGTCCGGCGGCAGATCACGTTCGAATACCTCGCCTCACTCGTCTTCTGGGGCGCCGTCATCGCCGGAGTGGCCTACTACGGACAGTGGTGGAACTTCACCCTCGCCGTCATGCTGCCATGGTGGATGGCGGGGGTCATGCAGACGATGCGGAAGTTCACCGAGCACCTCGGGATGAGCAGCTTCGATCCGCTGGAAGGGACCCGCACGGTCCATGGCGGCAACGTCATTACGCGGGTCTGCTCGTACCTCAACAGCGACATCTTCGTCCACGGACCGCATCACCGCAGCCCGATGGTCACGGCGGACGAGCTGGACACCTTCGCCACCGAACTCCGGACGCAGCAGGAGCGGAAGCTGCCGTTCTACCGGACGTACTTCGCGGCGACGTGGGCAATGCTCCCGCACCTGCTCCTGAACCCCGGCTGCGGGGAGAACGCAACACCGGGCCCGACGGACCCTTCGCAGTCCGCCCCGGTCACCGCCTGA
- a CDS encoding carboxypeptidase M32 yields the protein MPDAPEAYRRLAQELREVALLKSCASVLGWDEQTYLPIHGAEHRAQQLAMLSGMAHDRATSPKLAELLSVAETAVPADDSRESASVREARRRFDRATKLPRRLVEELSHCATLSQQAWVGAKKARDFQAFRPWLEKMVALKREEAQAIGGAVPYDALLDEYEPGASSAEIADVFARLRNELVPLVQAIQQSPVKVDTSILTRSYPVPAQREFSRRGATTIGFDFDAGRLDEAAHPFCSGIGPGDCRLTTRYDEHHFPGAFFGTLHEAGHGIYEQGLVKEDFGLPVGDSCSLGIHESQSRMWENLVGRSRPFWDHFFPLARKAFPEALGSASLDEFHTAINDVRPSWIRVEADEVTYNLHIMLRFELERPLIAGDLSPADLPGAWNDAFTNSFGMTPPHDALGCLQDVHWSAGLIGYFPTYSLGNMYAAQFFEQARKDIPDLDEQFRRGEFLALKTWLNRNIHERGMQYRASRLVELVTGKPLSAEPLLRHLKSRFGAIYKI from the coding sequence ATGCCAGACGCACCGGAGGCGTATCGCCGCCTCGCGCAGGAACTTCGCGAAGTCGCCCTCCTCAAATCGTGCGCGAGCGTCCTCGGCTGGGACGAACAGACCTACCTGCCGATCCACGGCGCAGAACACCGCGCCCAGCAACTGGCCATGCTCTCGGGAATGGCCCACGATCGGGCCACCTCACCGAAGCTGGCCGAACTGCTGAGCGTCGCGGAGACCGCCGTTCCCGCCGATGACTCACGCGAATCCGCTTCCGTCCGCGAAGCGCGGCGGCGATTCGACCGGGCGACGAAACTCCCCCGGCGGCTCGTCGAAGAACTGTCACACTGTGCGACGTTGTCGCAACAGGCCTGGGTCGGGGCCAAGAAGGCTCGGGACTTCCAGGCCTTCCGCCCGTGGCTCGAGAAGATGGTCGCCCTCAAACGCGAGGAAGCCCAGGCGATCGGCGGCGCGGTGCCATACGACGCCCTCCTCGACGAATACGAGCCGGGAGCGAGCTCCGCCGAGATCGCCGACGTCTTCGCCCGGCTCCGCAACGAGCTCGTCCCGCTCGTTCAGGCGATTCAGCAGAGCCCGGTCAAAGTCGACACGTCGATCCTGACCCGCTCGTATCCCGTCCCGGCGCAGCGCGAGTTTTCGCGACGGGGGGCGACGACGATCGGCTTCGACTTCGACGCGGGACGGCTCGACGAGGCGGCCCACCCCTTCTGCAGCGGGATCGGGCCCGGCGACTGCCGACTGACGACCCGGTACGACGAACACCACTTCCCGGGAGCCTTCTTCGGGACGCTTCACGAGGCGGGGCACGGGATCTACGAACAGGGGCTCGTGAAAGAGGACTTCGGCCTGCCGGTCGGCGATTCCTGTTCACTCGGGATCCACGAGTCCCAGTCGCGGATGTGGGAGAACCTCGTCGGACGGAGCCGGCCGTTCTGGGACCACTTCTTCCCGTTGGCCCGGAAGGCGTTCCCCGAGGCTCTCGGCAGCGCCTCCCTCGACGAATTCCACACCGCCATCAACGACGTCCGTCCCTCGTGGATCCGGGTCGAGGCGGACGAGGTCACCTACAACCTCCACATCATGCTCCGGTTCGAGCTGGAGCGGCCGCTGATCGCGGGAGACCTCTCGCCGGCCGACCTGCCGGGAGCGTGGAACGACGCGTTCACGAACTCGTTCGGCATGACGCCGCCGCACGACGCCCTGGGCTGCCTCCAGGATGTCCACTGGAGCGCGGGGCTGATCGGGTACTTCCCGACCTACTCGCTCGGCAACATGTATGCGGCCCAGTTCTTCGAACAGGCGCGGAAGGACATTCCCGATCTGGACGAGCAGTTCCGCCGCGGGGAATTCCTGGCCCTCAAGACCTGGCTCAACCGAAACATTCACGAGCGGGGCATGCAGTATCGAGCCAGTCGGCTCGTGGAACTCGTGACCGGGAAGCCGCTCTCGGCCGAGCCGCTGCTGCGGCACCTGAAGTCGCGGTTCGGGGCGATCTACAAGATCTGA